The Miscanthus floridulus cultivar M001 chromosome 7, ASM1932011v1, whole genome shotgun sequence genome includes a region encoding these proteins:
- the LOC136464380 gene encoding LOW QUALITY PROTEIN: S-adenosylmethionine carrier 1, chloroplastic/mitochondrial-like (The sequence of the model RefSeq protein was modified relative to this genomic sequence to represent the inferred CDS: deleted 2 bases in 1 codon), whose translation MGEGGEEKSFNFLQVLLEGSIAGGTAGVVVETALYPIDTIKTRLQAARGGSWIEWKGLYAGLAGNLAGVLPASAIFVGVYEPTKRKLLETLPENLSAVAHFTAGAIGGIAASLVRVPTEVVKQRMQTGQFKSAPDAVRLIVAKEGFKGLYAGYGSFLLRDLPFDAIQFCIYEQLRIGYKVVARRELNDPENALIGAFAGAITGAITTPLDVMKTRLMVQGQGNQYTGIVSCAQTILREEGPKAFLKGIEPRVLWIGIGGSIFFGVLEKTKLMLAERRNRELRAVKDE comes from the exons ATGGGGGAAGGTGGAGAAGAGAAGTcgttcaatttccttcaagtttTGCTCG AGGGCAGCATAGCTGGAGGAACTGCTGGTGTTGTGGTGGAAACAGCACTGTACCCGATTGATACTATAAAAACCAGGCTTCAG GCTGCTCGAGGTGGAAGCTGGATTGAATGGAAAGGCTTGTATGCTGGATTAGCTGGAAATCTTGCTGGTGTCCTTCC GGCCTCTGCAATATTTGTCGGAGTGTATGAGCCAACTAAAAGAAAATTACTGGAGACACTTCCTGAAAATCTGAGTGCAGTTGCCCATTTT ACTGCAGGGGCAATTGGAGGTATTGCTGCTTCCCTTGTC CGTGTCCCTACAGAG GTGGTCAAACAAAGGATGCAAACAGGTCAATTCAAGTCTGCACCTGATGCTGTTCGTCTCATTGTTGCTAAAGAAGGATTTAAAGGACTGTACGCC GGTTATGGTTCCTTTCTACTTCGAGATCTTCCATTCGATGCCATTCAATTCTGCATTTATGAGCAACTTCGAATTGGCTACAAAGTTGTG GCGAGAAGGGAGTTGAATGATCCAGAGAATGCACTTATTGGCGCTTTTGCTG GCGCCATCACTGGAGCTATAACAACTCCCCTTGATGTCATGAAGACAAGATTGATGGTTCAG GGACAAGGGAACCAATACACTGGAATTGTAAGCTGTGCTCAGACAATCCTCAGAGAGGAAGGCCCTAAGGCATTCTTGAAG GGCATTGAGCCGCGAGTGCTGTGGATTGGCATTGGTGGATCCATCTTCTTTGGCGTGCTGGAGAAAACCAAGTTGATGCTAGCCGAGAGGAGGAACCGCGAGCTACGGGCCGTCAAGGACGAATGA
- the LOC136464381 gene encoding zinc finger protein CONSTANS-LIKE 16-like, which produces MSSSKQSAAGAAAVGGKAARACDSCLRRRARWYCAADDAFLCQGCDASVHSANPLARRHERLRLRPTTSPPDPPHSTLEAGVGVASTSTWKKRQQQQVAPAWSKRKARTRRPHVKSVGQLLSRKLVVVPEVATVESSEERKAEEEEEEEEEEEQLLYCVPTFDRALAELCTPPPPVDDPTATASSSCCRDDVDCAVENTKAPPAVVVAESPVQQLPDSFAGFGPTDAELREFAADMEALLGQGLGDSNELDESFYMESLGLMTTQQAEDVGRVKMEPNGSVISHSRSEGAPGFCPAKLKPEASSAEVLDIDFNCSSPTVMMDNEDEDSFEQKASASNGGDAPAGTQFLKRSLDLSLNYEAIIESWGSSPWTDGQRPNVQLDDLWPHAHLTGWMAGGGRLGGEAAVTPRLGMGGGREARVTRYREKRRTRLFAKKIRYEVRKLNAEKRPRMKGRFVKRPAAAGGATIAASCAVT; this is translated from the exons ATGAGCAGCTCGAAGCAGTCggcggccggcgccgccgccgtgggCGGCAAGGCCGCGCGCGCCTGCGACAGCTGCCTACGGCGGCGCGCGCGGTGGTACTGCGCGGCCGACGACGCCTTCCTGTGCCAGGGCTGCGACGCGTCGGTGCACTCGGCGAACCCGCTCGCCAGGCGGCACgagcgcctgcgcctgcgcccgACGACGTCGCCGCCGGACCCGCCGCACTCGACGCTCGAGGCCGGCGTCGGAGTGGCGTCGACGTCGACGTGGAAgaagcgccagcagcagcaggtAGCGCCGGCGTGGTCCAAGCGCAAGGCGCGCACCCGGAGGCCGCACGTCAAGAGCGTCGGGCAGCTTCTGTCGAGGAAGCTCGTCGTCGTGCCCGAGGTGGCCACCGTCGAGTCGTCGGAGGAGCGTAAGgccgaggaagaggaagaggaggaggaggaggaggagcagctgcTGTACTGCGTGCCGACCTTTGACCGCGCCCTGGCCGAGCTCTGCACGCCGCCGCCTCCGGTGGATGACCCGACGGCCACGGCCTCATCATCCTGCTGCAGGGATGACGTCGACTGCGCCGTGGAGAACACAAAGGCACCACCGGCGGTGGTGGTCGCGGAATCGCCCGTGCAGCAGCTCCCGGACAGCTTCGCCGGCTTCGGCCCCACGGACGCCGAGCTCAGAGAGTTCGCCGCCGACATGGAAGCCCTTCTTGGCCAGGGCCTGGGCGACAGCAACGAGCTGGATGAATCATTCTACATGGAGAGCCTAGGGCTAATGACGACGCAGCAGGCGGAAGACGTCGGGCGGGTGAAGATGGAGCCCAACGGCAGCGTAATCTCCCACTCCCGCAGCGAGGGTGCTCCCGGATTTTGCCCTGCCAAGCTGAAGCCGGAGGCGTCGTCGGCTGAGGTGCTGGACATAGACTTCAACTGCAGCTCGCCCACGGTGATGATGGATAACGAGGACGAGGACAGCTTCGAACAGAAGGCGTCGGCGAGCAACGGCGGCGACGCCCCCGCGGGTACGCAGTTCTTGAAGAGGAGCCTGGATCTCAGTCTCAACTACGAGGCCATCATCGAGAGCTGGGGGAGCTCACCGTGGACCGATGGCCAACGGCCAAACGTCCAGCTCGATGACCTCTGGCCCCACGCCCACCTCACG GGCTGGATGGCGGGAGGAGGACGGCTGGGTGGGGAGGCGGCGGTGACTCCACGGCTGGGGATGGGCGGCGGGCGGGAGGCGCGCGTGACACGGTACCGGGAGAAGCGGCGGACGAGGCTGTTCGCCAAGAAGATAAGGTACGAGGTGCGGAAGCTCAACGCGGAGAAGCGGCCGCGGATGAAGGGCCGATTCGTCAAGCGGCCTGCCGCTGCAGGAGGAGCTACCATTGCCGCCTCGTGCGCCGTCACTTAG